A genomic region of Pseudomonas frederiksbergensis contains the following coding sequences:
- the wecB gene encoding non-hydrolyzing UDP-N-acetylglucosamine 2-epimerase, translating to MSFKVMMVFGTRPEAIKMAPLARVLRQWPGIELNICSTGQHLEMLKQVLDSFELTVDENLQVMTQGQSLNGLSEQLLINLDKSYERLHPDIVLVHGDTTTSFIAALAAFYRHLPIGHVEAGLRTGNLRAPWPEEANRRLTAVIADLHFPPTRHAQDNLLREGVPLENIEITGNTVIDALMWMRTHQQEIQWHPAANSALSVLDDNRRMVLITGHRRENFGEGFRNICQALADLALRYPDVQFVYPVHLNPRVQSAVYDVLSDKPNIYLIAPQNYQHFVWLMGRAHIILTDSGGIQEEAPAIGKPLLVLREVTERPSVLEGGTVLLVGTDTTKIVKEASQLLDDEATYKRMSRVHSPYGDGHASERIAKRLCTWLSAHSASSTV from the coding sequence ATGTCGTTCAAAGTCATGATGGTTTTCGGTACTCGGCCGGAGGCCATCAAGATGGCCCCGTTGGCCCGGGTGCTGCGTCAGTGGCCGGGTATCGAGCTGAACATATGTTCCACCGGCCAGCACCTGGAGATGCTCAAACAGGTGCTCGACTCGTTCGAGTTGACGGTCGATGAAAACTTGCAAGTGATGACTCAGGGCCAGTCCCTCAACGGCTTGTCTGAGCAACTGCTGATCAACCTGGATAAAAGCTACGAACGCCTGCATCCGGACATCGTGCTGGTACACGGCGATACCACCACCAGCTTCATCGCCGCCCTCGCCGCTTTTTATCGCCATTTGCCGATCGGCCACGTCGAGGCCGGCCTGCGCACCGGCAACCTGCGCGCCCCCTGGCCGGAAGAAGCCAACCGACGTCTGACCGCAGTGATTGCCGACCTGCACTTTCCACCGACCCGTCACGCCCAGGACAACCTGCTGCGCGAAGGTGTGCCGCTGGAAAACATCGAGATCACCGGTAACACGGTGATCGATGCACTGATGTGGATGCGCACCCATCAGCAGGAAATCCAGTGGCACCCCGCCGCCAACTCAGCGCTGTCGGTGCTCGACGACAACCGGCGCATGGTGCTGATCACCGGCCATCGTCGGGAAAACTTCGGCGAAGGCTTCCGCAATATCTGCCAGGCCCTGGCCGACCTGGCCCTGCGCTATCCCGATGTCCAGTTCGTCTACCCGGTGCATCTGAACCCGCGGGTGCAAAGCGCCGTGTATGACGTACTTTCGGACAAGCCGAACATCTATCTGATCGCGCCTCAGAACTATCAGCATTTCGTCTGGCTGATGGGCCGTGCACACATCATCCTGACCGACTCCGGTGGCATCCAGGAAGAAGCCCCCGCCATTGGTAAACCGCTGCTGGTGTTGCGCGAAGTGACCGAACGGCCATCGGTGCTCGAAGGTGGCACCGTGTTGCTGGTGGGCACCGATACCACGAAGATCGTCAAAGAAGCCAGCCAGCTACTCGATGACGAGGCCACCTACAAACGCATGAGCCGCGTCCACAGCCCTTATGGCGATGGGCACGCCAGTGAACGCATCGCCAAACGTCTATGTACCTGGTTGAGCGCGCACTCGGCGAGTAGCACGGTATGA
- a CDS encoding RidA family protein, translating into MSITRYGTGSTAGGGQPRPFARAVEADGWLHVSGQVPALDGEIIAGGIVEQTHQTLRNLIAILEEAGYGLEDVVRTGVWLEDPRDFWSFNKVFSEYFSPEHAPARACVQANMMVDCKVEIDCIAYKAKKA; encoded by the coding sequence ATGAGCATTACTCGTTACGGCACGGGTAGCACCGCCGGTGGCGGCCAGCCGCGTCCTTTCGCCCGCGCGGTCGAAGCCGATGGCTGGCTGCATGTGTCTGGCCAGGTGCCGGCGCTGGATGGTGAAATCATTGCCGGCGGGATCGTCGAGCAGACTCACCAGACCCTGCGCAACCTGATCGCGATCCTCGAAGAGGCTGGTTATGGCCTCGAAGACGTCGTGCGCACAGGCGTATGGCTGGAAGACCCACGGGATTTCTGGAGCTTCAATAAAGTGTTCTCCGAATACTTCAGCCCGGAACACGCACCGGCCCGGGCCTGCGTGCAGGCGAACATGATGGTCGACTGCAAAGTCGAGATTGATTGCATTGCTTATAAGGCGAAGAAGGCCTGA
- a CDS encoding IclR family transcriptional regulator, whose translation MTEDTIKRRARGLDRAFDILDFLKEVGQPLRPNDIASGIGSPKSTVYELVASLLERRILEPVGKEGHVYLGRQLYFLGQAHLRHFDLSREADHALQEIVSQTRETAQMCLLNGRKYTVALMKEGERHFRISSDIGENAPIPWTASGRLLLAHLSDQEIVDLIDEDDFILPGGERLPLERFLAEIRQAGIDGFFSFDSVADTFTHCFAAPVKDPSGVAIATLCIVAPRADAKNNYNDYRRVLIDSANNLARRINE comes from the coding sequence ATGACCGAAGACACCATCAAGCGCCGGGCTCGCGGTCTGGACCGGGCGTTCGATATCCTCGATTTCCTCAAGGAAGTCGGCCAGCCGCTGCGTCCGAACGATATCGCCAGCGGTATCGGCAGTCCGAAATCCACGGTTTACGAGCTGGTCGCATCCCTGCTCGAACGACGGATTCTCGAACCGGTGGGCAAGGAAGGTCACGTCTACCTCGGCCGGCAACTGTACTTTCTCGGTCAGGCGCATTTGCGCCATTTCGACCTGAGCCGCGAGGCCGATCACGCCTTGCAGGAGATCGTCAGCCAGACCCGCGAAACCGCACAGATGTGCCTGCTCAACGGGCGCAAATACACGGTGGCGCTGATGAAGGAAGGCGAGCGGCATTTCCGCATTTCCTCGGACATTGGCGAGAACGCACCGATTCCGTGGACCGCTTCCGGGCGCTTGTTGCTGGCGCATTTGAGTGACCAGGAAATCGTCGACCTGATCGATGAGGATGACTTCATCCTGCCTGGCGGCGAACGTCTGCCGCTTGAGCGTTTTCTGGCGGAAATCCGTCAGGCCGGTATCGACGGATTTTTCTCCTTCGACAGCGTCGCCGACACCTTTACCCATTGTTTCGCCGCCCCGGTGAAAGACCCGAGCGGCGTCGCCATTGCGACCCTGTGCATCGTCGCCCCAAGGGCCGATGCCAAGAACAATTACAACGACTATCGCCGGGTGCTGATCGACAGCGCGAACAACCTGGCCCGTCGCATCAACGAATAA